Below is a window of Ammoniphilus sp. CFH 90114 DNA.
GTGGTCTATGTCTGGAAGGAGATTCACCATCCAGGGGATGGGGTACAATACGTTTTAACTCTTCTTAATCTGTCTACTATACCATCAACGGGCCTTGCTATCGATGAGAGTTTTAACTCTGGGGATAATCGGCTTATAATGCATTCCGAGTCTATGCAACGCGTAATCAAGATCATTCAGGCTGTTTCTCAAGTCGATTCTACGGTGTTGCTTTTAGGAGAGTCAGGAGTAGGGAAAAGCGCCATTGCCAATATGATACATCGCATTAGTAACCGGGCGAGTAAGCCATTTGTTGCCGTGAATTGCGGAGCCTTGCCAGAAAATCTGATTGAAGCAGAGTTGTTCGGCTATGAGCATGGGTCCTTTACTGGTGGAAAAAAGGGTGGTGCTACAGGATTGTTTGAGGTTGCTCATGAGGGAACGATCTTTCTCGATGGAATTGCGGAGCTTCCTTATCGCCTTCAAGCAAAGCTGCTCAACGTGCTCCAGGAAAATACGATTAGAAAAGTGGGAAGCACGGAGAATAAGAAAATAAACGTACGTATCATAGCCGCTACGAATAAGGATTTATCCCAGTTGGTGAAAGAAAAGGCTTTTCGGGAAGATTTATTTTATCGTTTGAACGTCGTACCTCTAACAATTCCGGCCTTGCGTGAGAGGAAAGAGGATATTCCGCACCTAATTAATTACTTTATGTCCAAATACAATAAAAAATATGGACTGTTCATGCAACTGCATCCGAAGGTGAAAGATGAGTTTTTGCATTATCATTGGCCAGGTAATATAAGAGAGTTAGAGAATAAGATTGAGAGAATGGTTGTGACTAATAGTCAAGAAGGCTTAGGTAAAGGAGATTTTCCCCAGTCTAACGATGAACTTCAGTTTCCTCCGCTGAAACAAGCAAAGAAACAGCTAGAAAAAGAGTTGATTCAGAAGGCTTACCGACTCTATGGGAATACATACAAAGTGGCAGAAATCCTTGAAGTGGACCAATCTACGATTGTAAAAAAACTGAAAGAATATAGAAAGGAATAGGACATGGCAACTTGGAACTTGGGCTTAGCCCAATTGCGGAGCAATTTATTTGAGAAGGAAGCCAATATTCGCCGTGTGCTTGAGACAATGGCCATGGCTAGCGCCAATCAGGCGAACTATGTTTTATTTCCTGAATTATATACAACCGGATACTTCCTAGGGGATCGTGTTTATGATTTAGCTGAAACCGTGGAGGAAGATACGATCACAAGGGTCAGGGAACAGGCCAGGCGTCTAAATACAGGAGCAATCGTTGGTTTCCCGGAACGAGTTGGGGAGAAGATCTATAATTCTGCTGCATTTATCGGACGACAAGGAGAAATCTTAGGAACGTATAGAAAAAGTCATCTGTTCGATCATGAAAAGGAGTACTTTTCCGCCGGAGAAAAAATACCGGTATTTGACACTCCGGAAGGAAAATTCGGGATCATGATTACCTATGATATGGAATTCCCAGAGATGGCACGGGTTCTTGCGATCAAAGGAGCCCAGATCATCTTGATCCTCAGCTCGAATATGATTCCGTATCAGCCTTATCAGCATATCTACCTCCGTGCACGCGCGATTGAAAATCATGTCTTTGTCGCTACAGCCAATAAAGTGGGATTGGAGAATGACACACTCTTCTTTGGGGAAAGTGAAATTATCCACCCCACGGGAACTTCTTTGTATAAATCATTAAATAATGAAGATTTGGCTGTAGTACCGATTACGCTTAACGAAACGACTTCCTCTAAGGGAGTGCTGAATTATATGGAAAATAGACGGCCAGATCTATACAACCGAGAGGGGTTATAAAGGGATGGGCCTTCAAGATGTGAATACCGATTTTATCTTAATAGATGAGTCTTCAACCGTAAAGCAAGCCACGAGCTTGATGCTAAAGAAGCAAGCGCGAGTAATAATCATGATGAAAGATAAGAGGCCGATCGGTCTATGTGATAGCTATGATCTCCTTATGCAAAGCGAGACTCCTTCAAAACTAGTAGATTACCGGACCGATTTTAGAGTTGTCGATCAATCCCGTGTCCTATCCCATGGAGATCTTCAAGCTCCATACTTAATCGTGAAGAACGAAGCGGGAGAGATCGTGGGGTGGCTTGATGCGGGATCGGCTGAGCTTCAGTATATTAAGCAAACCTTCTCCCAAGAATTAAGAGACTTGGCAACTGACTTAGAGGCAATTGTTGATTCTATTTATGATGAAGTATTGGTGGTCGATGGCCAAGGGACGGTGCTTCGGGTTTCAAATCGAAGTCATCTAAATCTATGGGGAGTCAACCTATCTTCTGTCGTGGGCAAGAACATGCTGGACCTTGAGGAAAAAGGCTGGTTCAAACCATCCGTTACTCGCCGAGTGTTAACTGAAAAAAAGAAGATTTCCATTGTACAGCAAAACCGCTTTGGTCGGAAGATTCTAGCTGTTGGGAATCCCATTTTTAATCGGAAGAAAGAAATCGAGCGGATCGTGATTGCGTCTAGGGACATTACGGAGGTAACCAATCTTAAGGAAGAGCTCGAAGAAGCAAGATCGCTGAATGAGAAGTACCGTCAGGAAATGAACATCTTACGCAAGGTGCAGCATGAGAATGAGAAGCCGATTATCTATAAGTCGGAACGAATGGAAGAACTTCTATTTGAGATGGAAAAGGTGGCTCGCGTGTCTTCCACGGTTACCATTTACGGGGAATCCGGTGTAGGAAAAGAGCTGATTGCTCATGCAATTCATCATCTCAGTCCTCGTAAAGAGAAGCCTTTCATAAAGATCAATTGCGGATCCATACCGGAAAATCTGCTCGAAAGCGAATTGTTTGGTTATGAGAAAGGAGCTTTTACCGGAGCCCTTCATCAGGGGAAAAAGGGACTGTTCGAAATAGCGGATGAGGGAACGCTGTTCCTAGATGAGGTAGGAGAGCTACCGCTAAATTTGCAAGTGAAATTGCTTCGAGCAATCCAAGAGCGAGAAGTGATGAAAATAGGGGGGACGCATCCTGTTCGTGTGGACGTCCGTATTATTACGGCGACAAACCGAGATCTAGAAGATATGGTTGCTAAAGGAACCTTTCGAGAAGACCTGTATTATCGTCTCCACGTCATTCCTTTATTCGTCCCAGCGTTACGGGAACGGATTGAAGATATTGAACCGCTAGTGCACCACTTTTTAGATTACTTCAATGAAAAGTTTGCGACGAAAATGCACTTCTCGGAAGATGCACTCGAACTTCTGAAAGCCTATCATTGGCCGGGTAACGTGAGGCAGCTGCAAAATGTACTGGAGAGAGTCATGGTGGTTTCGTCCAGTCATTTGATCATGGCAAACGATTTAAGTCGGATTCTAGGAGGAAGTCATGTTCCTGATGGAAGTGGAGCAGGTAGCGCTCGTCGTAAACCGCCTGTTCAAGTAAATGCTATTATTCCGATGGAAAAAGCCGTGGAATTGACAGAGTATCAATTGATCAAAATGGCCCTCGCTGAATACAAGACGTTAACCAGAGCAGCAAAAGCTCTAGAAATAAGTCAACCAACCATGAGTCGGCATTTTAACAGGTTGAGTGAAAAAATGAATTTTGAGTAATGAGGTGCGATTTTCTAGCCATAAGATGCAAACTGTAGACGGGAGAGAGTGCCCTTAGGAGTCGGTTTAACGGATCTTTCATCATTATTCAAAACTGAATAATATATATTCATTTTTGAATAACCTTACTAATAATCTCTCTACTTAAATGGCAATAATCCCGTAAATTCTACCTTTAAAGTGTTGGCATGACTTTTGCTTAATGAAAAGTAACAGATCCATTAGGGATCACTTAACTTAGAGGGGGAAGAAACCATGGAAAAGACAACACAAAAATATATCGAACTAAAAACAGCTATCCCGGGGCCGAAGGCATCCGATTTATTAGAAAGAAGAAAGAACAATGTAGCGCAAGGGGTGTCCAATACGGTTCCTTCCTTTGCTGCTAAAGGAGAAGGAGCTTTATTAACGGATGTTGATGGGAATACGTTCATCGACTTAGCTGGAGCGATTGGAACACTGAATGTAGGGCATTGTCCTCCGAAGGTGGTTGAAGCTCTTAAAGAACAAGTGGAAAAGTATATTCACCCAGGATTCAATGTGATGATGTATGAGCCGTATATTGAATTAGCAGAGAAGTTGAATGCCATGACACCAGGATCCCACGCTAAGAAAACGATATTCCTTAACAGTGGGGCTGAGGCAGTAGAAAATGCGATTAAATTAGCTCGTAAATTTACAGGGAAAAAAGCGATTATTTCTTTTGACCGTGGATTTCATGGGCGTACGCTCTTAGCGATGTCTTTAACCAGTAAAGTAAAACCTTACAAGTTTGGATTTGGCCCTTTTGCTCCGGATACGTACAAGATGCGTTACCCTTACTACTATCGTGCCCCGCTTGGAGTCAGCCAAGAAGAGCTAGATCAAATGGTGCTTGATCAGTTAGAAGAATTCTTCTTGTCCGAAGTACCTGCGGAAGAGATCGCGGCTATCATTATGGAGCCTGTGCAAGGGGAAGGCGGATTTATCGTACCATCCAAGACCTTTGTTCAAGGCGTGAAAAAGGTATGCGAAAAGTATGGCATCTTGTTTATTGCCGATGAAATTCAAACAGGGTTTGGACGTACGGGCAAAATGTTTGCGATGGAACACTTCGATATTGTACCTGATATCATGACCATGTCCAAGTCCATCGGTGCAGGGCTTCCGATTAGTGCCGTCACAGGAAGATCAGAAATCATGGATTCAGCAGCTCCGGGAGAAATCGGAGGAACATACGGCGGAAGTCCGTTAGGATGTGTGGCTGCGCTTGAAGTCATTAAGATGATGGAAGAAGAGAAGCTCGTTGATCGATCCGTAGTCATTGGCCAAACGATTATCTCCCGTTTTGAACGATTGCAGCAACAGTACGCTGTGATTGGAAATGTTCGTGGATTAGGTGCGATGTGTGCAATCGAACTGGTGAAAGATCCTGTTAGCAAAGAACCAAATAAGGAATTGACAGCTAAAATCGTAGCGGCGTGCTATCAACGAGGAGTCATCGTACTAAGTGCGGGTCTGTACGGTAACGTATTAAGATTCCTATCTCCGTTAGTTATCTCCGATGAGCAGTTGGCTGAAGCATTAGACGTCATTGAAGATATTTTCAAAGAGCTTGCTTAAATTAAGGGGGGATAACTAAGTGAGAAAACAGCTTTATATTCATGGAGAATGGCTAGAAGCGAAAGAATATCGTCCTCTATACAGTCCGTATAACGGGGAGCAAATTGCCGAAATTCCTTACGCCGATGCCGCTGAAGTCGAAATGGCGATTGCTTCCGCTGAGAATGCGCGCCCCATCATGGCCAAGATGCCTGCCCATCAGCGGGCAGATATACTAGAAAGGCTCGCTCAGCTGCTTGAAAAGAAGGCAGATGAAGCAGCTCGCATCATCGCGTTAGAAGCTGCGAAGCCCTTAAGCACCGCGAAGGGGGAAGTAGCAAGAACAATTATGACGTATAAATTTGCCTCTCAAGAAGCTAGACGCATCCATGGGGAAACCATCCCCATGGATGCAGCCCCTGGGGGGGAAGACAGAATCGCGTTTACGATTCGCCAACCCTTAGGTGTGGTCGCTGCGATTACTCCGTTTAACTTTCCTATGAACCTAGTAGCTCATAAAGTAGGTCCTGCCATCGCCGCAGGGAATACGATCGTTCTCAAACCGGCTACTCAAACCCCGCTGAGCTCTCTATTTTTGGCCGAGCTCTTACACGAGGCAGGATTGCCGGCCGGTGCCTTTAACGTAGTAACCGGAAGCGGCAGTACGGTTGGAGAGCAGTTGATTGCTGATGATCGGGTGAAAGTCATTACTTTTACAGGAAGTCCTGCCGTTGGAATAGGTATTCGAAACAAAGCCGGATTAAAAAGAGTCACCTTAGAGCTAGGCTCAAATGCTGCGCTGATCGTAGATGAGGGTACAGATGTGGACACCATACTAAGTCGTGCCATTATGGGAGCTTTTGCCTTTGCAGGTCAGGTATGTATTTCTTTACAGCGAGTTTATGTCCATGAAAAGATGTATGATGAATTTGTTGAAAAGTTCGTAGAGAAAACAAAGAATCTAACTTTAGGCGATCCAATGGACCCAGCAACAGAAGTATCCGCACTTATTAGCCCTAAGGACGTGGAGCGCTCTTTGGACTGGATTGAGGAAGCAAAGCAAAAAGGGGCAATCGTTGCCGCAGGTGGCCAAAGGAATGGAAACATTTTGGAACCTACTGTCCTACTTAACGTTGATCCACAAGCGAAGGTCTCTTGCCAAGAAGTATTTGCTCCTATCGTGTTAATAAATAAAGTAGCATCTGTTGACGAAGCCATTCGTTATGTTAACGATTCACGTTATGGATTGCAAGCAGGGATCTATACAAACAATGTCTTTACTGCATTGCGAGCTGCTGAAAGTTTAGAGGTAGGCGGTGTGATGGTCAATGATATCCCAACGTTCCGTGTGGATCATATGCCATATGGAGGAGTAAAGGAAAGTGGGGTAGGCCGTGAAGGATTAAAGTACGCGGTTGAGGAAATGACTGAAATGAAGCTCGTTTGTTTGAAAAAGTAAGGAAAAGAAGGATCTACCGTTCCAGACGAGTAGATCCTTCTTTGTATTAAGCAATTGCTTGTTTTTGTTGCTCTTGATTACGGTACTTCTTAATATCAGCTCGAAGCATAATGGAGATGAAGAAAGCTAATGTAATCATTCCTAGGAAAACATAAAAGACGGGAATGTAGCTGCCTGTTGCGCCTTGAATTTTACTTACTAGCAGCGGACCGATAATTCCCCCAAGAGACCAGGTGGTTAAAAGATATCCATGGATCGCCCCAAGTTGCTTTGTTCCGAATAAATCTCCAATAAAAGCAGGAAGGTTAGAGAATCCACCACCATAGCAACTGACGACAAGGAAGATGAGCAGCTGGAATAAAAGAACATTGGTCGTAAGAGGAAGAGTTGCAAACGCTATGATTTGAATGATGAAGAAAATTAAGAAAATATTGTGCCTACCAATATAATCGGAAGCTGCAGCCCAGCCCAATCTTCCTCCACCGTTAAAGATACCCATAATTCCGACCATCGTCGCAGCTGCTGCGGCGGACAATCCTACTACATCTTGAGCCATAGGTGAAGCTACGGAAATCATCATAATTCCTGCACTTGTGTTGATAAGCATCATAGACCACAGCATCCAGAAATGTTTGGTTTTTACCGCTTCTTTAGAAGTTAATTGTCTTAAATCTTTAATGATCACTTTTTGCCCAGATGCGATTGCCTTCTTCATGCCATCTGGCATCCAACCATCTTTAGGAGGGGCGATATAAGAAGCACCAAGCACCATGAGGGTGATATAACATGCGCCTAGGATATAGAACGTACTAGGAATTCCGACTGATACAATGAGAGTTGCAGCTACGGGAGCCGTAGCAAGAGCGCCAGATCCAAACCCAAGTACCGCCATCCCGGTAGCTAATCCTCTTCGATCAGGGAACCATTTAACCAGAGTAGATACAGGAGAAATGTAACCGATTCCAAGACCTAAGCCACTTAACAAACCATAAGTAAGCAAGAAGAGCTTAGAAGAGTCGATCGATACTGCAAAGCCGGAACCTACCTGTCCTAACCCGAACAATACTGCTGCAAGTAAGGCTGATTTTCTTGGTCCTTGTCTTTCCACAAACTTACCGAAAATAGCTGCAGACATTCCTGCAAGCGCCATCATTATGGTGAAAGATAAAGTAACATCTGTTTCGGACCACCCTGCCGTTTCAACTAATGGCTTTTTGTAGACGCTGTAAGCATAGGCAGCACCGATGGAAATATGGATCGCAATAGCGGATAAAGCAATGAGCCATCTGTTTTTCGTTACCTTCATGGTTTTCCTCCTTTAATAGAGTAATTATCTAGAATTTAGGTTAGCATAATTATAATAAATTTTAGAATGTTACGCATAAATCGGTTGTGAATGGCGATAATTTCAGTGTGAAAAGTAGTATTAAGGGGCTAAGTTGCATAGGCAGGGAGAGTTTTCAACCTTTCATTAGATAACTACCGTTACGTATCACATGAAAAAACCATCCGCAAAAGGATGGTTTTCTCGCATTCATTATATTAAAAGAACCTAATCTTTCTAGCATCTTGGTGATATTCTGTGTAGTGTAACATTTGATCAATCTCTCGTAACTTTCTTTCTGCTTGCTTTTCTGCGAATTTACCATAAAGATACTTAAACATGTGTCGTGCCATCTCCAATGTTTTTAATTTATCTACGTTGTACATCGTATACCAAATTAGGTGGTGCGTCAATATTTATTTCAGTAAACGTATTGCGAAATCCGTCGAAATATGGTATCGGTTACAAAACTGATTAATTACGGTAGTTGTTTTATTAAGAAAATATCTTGTGTAATATTATAAAGAAGGAAAATTTAGAAAAGTGTAGTATATTATATAGTAGCTGTTGTAATCTCAAAAGGAGGTCGGGAATGATGAAAACCGTTTATTTGATGTTTTGCCAGGACTGTGGATTGCCTAAGCCGTTATCTCCCCACGTACTCATCCAATATATTCACCAAGAAGCGGTTAAAAAAATTTATTGTGATAACTGCAAAAGCGAAAATGTCATTCCCGAATATCTACGGAAGATTGCTATCGATTTGGTCAAAGAGGGATAAAAATGAATGAAAAAACTCAAGTTTGTTCACATCACCCTATTCTTGGAATAGGGTTTTATTTTTCATTTAGTAAAAGGCTTTCACAGCCTTTGGATGGATGGACAGGAATCTATGAAACCTTTCGGATGAAAATAAAGGTAAAGGTACTGTAACTAATGGAGGTCGCTCATCGTCTATAGAAGAGGGAGGAGAGTGGATATCAATGCCTATCGTACTGTTGTTACTAATTCTTTTGATTGGGTGCCAACCTGTGGAGCAAACTGAGAAAGAACCCGAGCCAGCGATCAACACGGAGATTACCCCAACTTTATCGGTAGCCTCATTGTCAGATGAAACAAAACGGATAATTGGTGGATTAGGACTTGACCAAGTGCAAGTTTTTGATTTAGAAAATAATACGATTGAACCTCTTATGGTTCATTTGTCGGTGGAATGGTTTGAAAACGGGGTAAAGCAAGAAGATTTGCTACATATGGGAATGGGGAAGTCAAATGCGATGCAAGAGCAAAGAAAAAAGAGCCAGGTTCTTTTTTCATATGATTTTAAAGAGGTAGAGGGTTCAAAGGAAAGAAGCATGCATATTTCTGCATCGATTATGGATAAAGGGGGAAGTTCGAGTACCGAACGAGAGGTGGCTCTTCCCGTTCTCTCTGGAGGACGATTAACTAGCCCTTTAAACGAAAAAGTAGATCTAATGATGAACCGGCCGGTAACTGTCCTTACAATATTAGAAGATGATGACGGTAATGGAATCAGTTATAACGGAAGACTTTTTGCGCAGTATGACGAAACGGGTGAAGTCCCTGAAGAGATGCTTGAATATGATCGCGTCATCTTGTTTCGAGTGAAGCTATTGGAGGAGAAGTAAGAGGTCTTCCATTTTACGCAATTGACTAGTATACTCGCCCTTACATTTCACAGGATTCTTCATATGATAGAGTATCTTCTGAAATGAAAGGAGGTCTATCTCATGAGTGCTGTAGGTGTTGGATACGGCGGTGGTATCGCCTTCATTTTGGTGCTTTACGTTTTACTTGTCATTGTTAGTCGTACAGGATGGGGATATTAATAGTAAAGGTGAAAAGGAACGGTTGAAACATACCGTTTCTTTTTTCATTTTGCTGGCTTGAATTCCATTTGATTCCTTAATAATGTATACTGGATATTATTTACACTTGTCATTATGGATGGTGATTTGAAGTGACCTACCTTTTATTAATACTCGGTTTTGCCTTGCTCATCAAAGGTGCAGACTACTTCGTGGAAGGGGCTTCTAAGATTGCTCAAGGTCTCCAGGTTTCCCCTTTGCTGATTGGTTTGACGATTGTAGCGTTTGGTACCAGTTCACCAGAGGCCACAGTGAGTATTGTTGCGGCCTTTGAAAATAATGCGGGGGTTGCCATAGGTAATGTCGTGGGAAGTAATATTTTTAATATTACATTTGTAGTGGGATTGACAGCGCTTTTGAATCCACTTAGTGTCGAAGATGAAACGATTCGAAAGGAAATTCCTTTTACTCTCTTAGCCAGTGCGGTTCTACTTGTCTTGATTAATGATGTTCTACTTCAAGGGATGAGTGAAAATCTTATTACGAGAAGTGATGGACTTATTTTCTTGCTTTTCTTCGCGATTTTTCTCTACTATATTTTTGAAGTGGCTAGACATAATCGAGAAAAAGGGAAGCGCGCAAGCGCATTGCCAATGGAGATTTCATGGGGTAAGAATATTGTGTTTACTCTTGGTGGCTTAGCAGCCATAATCTTTGGCGGAGACTTGGTTGTAAGTAGTGCAACTGAACTAGCTATTTCATTTGGGATGAGTGAAACATTAGTAGGTCTGACCATTGTAGCGGTCGGTACATCTTTACCTGAGTTAATTACCTCGATTACCGCAGCGATAAAAAAGCAAAGTGAAATCGCCCTTGGTAACATCGTCGGAAGTAATATTTTTAATATCCTTTTTGTTCTCGGTGCAGCGTCAGTGATATCTCCACTTGCTGTAGACAGTAAAATTTATGTAGATGTGATCCTAATGATTGTGCTCACAAGTGTTTTACTTATATTTTCCCGCACCTATTATAAGGTTGGGAAATATGAAGGAATGATATTAGCAGTTGCCTATGTCATTTATATGGCTTACATATTGATGAGGAACTAATGTAATCAATAAGGTGATGAAACGATGCAACTTTAATCCTCTCAATTACGTCAATATTCTAAGAGGGGGGATTTCTGTGAGATATAAATATAGTGTGTTGGCTTTCCTTATTACTGTTTTAGCCCTTACTGGTTGTGGAACAACGGAAGAATCTTTGGAATTAAAAATGACAAATATGAATACATCTGTAGGGTTGTTTGAACACGATCCAAATTATCAAAAATATACATACGAGGTTAGAGTTGAAAATGTTTCTTCGGTTCCTGTAGAAGTTGACTATGCTGAACTTGTCATTCTCAATGATGTGAAAGTTAGGATGAAAGAATCTAACTTGAGACTCACGGTTGATGGCATGATGGAGAAGGATGATTTTATTACGTTGAAGGGAGCCTTCTTATTTAAGGCTGATGATTTGACTAAAGAGGAAATTACTTCTCTTAAGATCATTGAGGGTGTGATGATGTACAAAAAGAATGGGGAAACTTATTTTGTGAAAACCAATTTCTAGACCATAAGCCCTTAAAACAAAGGGAAGCTCTAATCGAATGAGCTTCCTTTTTCTTATTCAAAGTATTATACCGGTAATGGGTCTATCACTCCAATGTCTTCGTACAATCTTAACAATGCTTTATCTTTCAGCTTGGCCTCAATCATTAAATCAATATCCCGTCCGTTAAGAAGAACCATAAGACGATCATAATCATCTTTGAAAATGTATTCATGATGGTTCGGATCCAAAGGATGTGTGCGACCGCTGCTGATGTGCATTTTCGGCTTTCCTAACCCATTCCATGAATGAAATACTTCATCTAGCATGGGTGGCAGGGGTTCATCATTATGATGACAGTTATGGTGATGAATATCGAAGCAGACAGCAAGTTTCTCCCCGTGTTCCGCTTTGAGGGTTTGGGAAATGTCCAATACGTCTCTTAAATGATAAGTGTTGTGATCGTTTTCTAAACGAAGCTTATCCCGTATTCCTTTCTCTAGCCGGAGATAATTGGCAATCCATCTGTTTTTAGCTGACTCGATGTTGCCATAAGCTCCACCGCCGTGAATAATGAGATCAGTGCCACCCACTAAATCTAACACTCGATTATGATAAATTAAGTCCTCGATAGATTTATCGACTATAGCCGGATTCTCCGCAGATAAAACAGTGTATTGAGCGGGATGCATGGAAAGTCGCAGGTCGTAGGTCTGTTGGAGTTGTCGAATTTGCTCTGTCCATTTTGTAACATCGGGATCTTCCCACCAGCGATAGTCCATCCCTGGAAAGCTTGCGAGCGGAACAATATTCGTACTCATTCGATGAAAGAAAATGCGGTGCATTATATTCCACTGCAAAATATGTAAG
It encodes the following:
- the uvsE gene encoding UV DNA damage repair endonuclease UvsE, whose translation is MRLGYSSINLSLEGNYRTCRKATWENQGYSIIKELTIHNFARLLHILQWNIMHRIFFHRMSTNIVPLASFPGMDYRWWEDPDVTKWTEQIRQLQQTYDLRLSMHPAQYTVLSAENPAIVDKSIEDLIYHNRVLDLVGGTDLIIHGGGAYGNIESAKNRWIANYLRLEKGIRDKLRLENDHNTYHLRDVLDISQTLKAEHGEKLAVCFDIHHHNCHHNDEPLPPMLDEVFHSWNGLGKPKMHISSGRTHPLDPNHHEYIFKDDYDRLMVLLNGRDIDLMIEAKLKDKALLRLYEDIGVIDPLPV